In Mangrovivirga cuniculi, the following proteins share a genomic window:
- a CDS encoding dipeptidase, with the protein MRLLLFIAFLSLVSSCKPGSSEEKQTNSSDIEFSADKFAKDILIIDTHIDLPYRISNESKEIDVSKDFNTGHFDYPKAINGGLNVAFMSIYTPPSLDGNEAFQAANSLINLVDSISEKFPGKFQLIYGPDDIVNKFDNEIIYLPLGMENGSPINNDLENLVHFYNKGIRYITLCHFKSNEICDSSTDDIQPHGGLSEFGYNVVKKMNQLGILVDVSHVSDETVEDVLEITKDPVIASHSGCRQLTPGFPRNLPDHLIKRIGENDGVIMVNFGSMFLNSSSASNANKMLSILNERSVEVGSDEGNKLMKELEKELPIQSSVDDIVDHIDHIVKIAGIDHVGFGSDFDGVSYLPEEVKNVSDYPVIIEALKTRGYSNTDIEKICGKNFLRVWEKVANK; encoded by the coding sequence ATGAGATTACTATTATTCATAGCCTTTTTGTCTTTAGTGTCATCCTGTAAACCCGGATCATCTGAGGAGAAGCAAACGAATTCTTCCGATATAGAATTTTCTGCAGATAAGTTTGCCAAGGATATATTAATAATTGACACGCATATAGATTTACCATATAGGATATCAAATGAGTCTAAAGAAATAGATGTTTCTAAGGATTTTAATACCGGTCATTTTGATTACCCGAAAGCAATTAATGGGGGATTAAATGTTGCTTTTATGTCTATTTATACACCCCCCTCTCTTGATGGTAATGAGGCATTTCAAGCTGCAAATTCACTAATTAATCTTGTAGATAGCATTTCGGAAAAATTTCCTGGCAAATTTCAACTGATTTATGGCCCGGATGATATAGTTAATAAATTTGATAATGAAATTATTTATCTGCCTCTGGGAATGGAAAATGGTTCTCCGATTAACAATGATCTAGAGAACCTTGTGCATTTTTATAATAAAGGGATAAGATACATTACCCTTTGTCACTTTAAATCAAATGAAATTTGCGACAGTAGTACAGATGATATACAGCCTCATGGAGGGTTAAGTGAGTTCGGGTATAATGTAGTTAAAAAAATGAATCAGCTTGGCATTTTAGTAGATGTGAGTCATGTATCAGATGAAACGGTAGAAGATGTCCTTGAAATTACAAAAGATCCGGTTATTGCATCGCATTCAGGGTGCAGGCAGTTAACTCCTGGTTTTCCACGAAATCTTCCTGATCATCTGATAAAAAGAATAGGAGAGAATGATGGAGTTATAATGGTTAATTTTGGTTCTATGTTTCTGAACAGCAGTTCTGCAAGTAACGCCAATAAAATGTTATCTATTCTTAATGAAAGGTCAGTTGAAGTTGGTTCTGACGAAGGAAACAAACTAATGAAAGAATTAGAGAAAGAATTACCTATTCAAAGTTCAGTGGATGATATTGTGGATCATATAGATCATATAGTTAAAATAGCCGGGATTGATCATGTTGGGTTCGGATCTGATTTTGATGGTGTTTCTTATTTGCCTGAAGAAGTTAAAAATGTATCGGATTATCCGGTAATAATTGAAGCATTGAAAACCAGAGGATATTCTAATACTGATATAGAGAAAATCTGTGGTAAAAATTTCCTAAGAGTATGGGAAAAAGTAGCTAATAAATAG
- a CDS encoding sulfite exporter TauE/SafE family protein, with protein sequence MFKDFSIIFLILAFIAEVIGTIGGFGSSVFFVPIGNFYFDFYTVLGLTAVFHLSSNLSKIALFRKGLNRQLLIYLGIPSVLFVIIGGVLSDKLDTTILKILLAVFLISLSTLFLVKKELKIEPTKKSSIAGGAISGFTAGLVGTGGAIRGITMNAFNLKKDVFIATSTMIDLMIDSTRTIVYYNNGYIKKEIWIYIPFLFVIGFAGTHLGKYLLKFIPQERFKVISLGLILLIGIVTGLKIVL encoded by the coding sequence TTGTTTAAGGATTTTAGCATAATATTTCTAATACTGGCTTTTATAGCTGAAGTGATTGGTACTATCGGAGGCTTTGGTTCATCGGTATTTTTTGTGCCTATTGGAAATTTTTACTTTGATTTTTACACTGTGTTGGGTCTTACAGCAGTATTTCATTTATCGAGCAACCTATCGAAGATCGCACTTTTTAGAAAGGGCTTAAATAGACAACTACTGATTTACTTAGGTATTCCATCTGTATTATTCGTTATAATTGGAGGGGTTTTATCCGATAAATTGGATACTACGATTTTAAAAATTTTATTAGCGGTCTTTCTTATCTCTCTTTCCACTTTATTTTTAGTTAAAAAGGAATTAAAAATTGAACCTACTAAAAAATCTTCTATTGCCGGAGGTGCCATTTCAGGTTTCACTGCTGGATTAGTTGGTACAGGGGGAGCGATAAGAGGCATTACTATGAATGCATTTAATTTAAAAAAAGACGTGTTCATAGCAACCTCTACAATGATCGATCTAATGATTGATAGTACAAGAACGATAGTCTACTATAATAATGGATATATTAAAAAAGAAATATGGATTTATATTCCTTTTTTATTTGTAATAGGCTTTGCAGGAACTCACTTAGGGAAATATTTGTTAAAATTCATTCCCCAGGAAAGGTTTAAAGTTATTTCTTTAGGGTTAATTCTTTTAATCGGGATA
- a CDS encoding lipocalin family protein, with protein sequence MKNFLRVSPLTGLLFLLLIFTSCTEENIIVQEQPQSESPLVGEWKVTSIVYNEYQATYENEELLYDFEFSGYAYDLDYNLKLNADATYESWGIYSWASSNDFGTSYQENIEFELVGKWLHENDRFTMSNADVVTVYDVIELTETELFLKVEQTRKGASEGVTREVHSVNEMTLVRN encoded by the coding sequence ATGAAGAATTTTTTAAGAGTAAGTCCTTTAACAGGATTATTATTCCTATTGCTGATTTTTACCAGCTGTACTGAGGAAAATATAATTGTTCAAGAGCAACCGCAATCTGAAAGCCCTTTAGTAGGAGAATGGAAAGTTACCTCAATTGTCTATAATGAATATCAGGCAACTTATGAGAATGAGGAATTATTGTATGATTTCGAATTCTCAGGATATGCTTATGATCTTGATTATAATTTGAAATTAAATGCAGACGCAACCTATGAAAGTTGGGGCATTTATAGCTGGGCATCTTCTAATGACTTTGGAACTAGCTATCAGGAAAATATTGAATTTGAACTGGTTGGCAAATGGTTACACGAGAATGATCGTTTTACTATGTCAAATGCAGATGTAGTTACCGTTTATGATGTTATTGAATTAACTGAGACTGAATTATTTTTAAAGGTGGAGCAAACCAGGAAAGGTGCTTCGGAAGGAGTGACAAGAGAAGTTCATTCTGTTAATGAGATGACATTGGTTAGGAATTAA
- a CDS encoding YceI family protein, producing the protein MSEFNLLSSLFYRIISIKSLFVIVFSLNSIVGFSQGSNGSDDSSSALLDIKLLKDSNLGIFVETNVNSFVCEFSDEDTYKGTLFKGTMENSDEVEVLFKKGGIKLPVNKFDCGKNMMNNDFRELLKSDKYPNIKLEFIKAFWYDQDNLNSKTDRNKEIGYFIINLTVAGKTQKEKVPIYTTETQAGQLKCTGRVRINMKEFGLKPPVKFLGTVKVKEHIEVRFNLHFIRL; encoded by the coding sequence ATGTCAGAATTCAATTTGTTGTCTAGTTTATTTTACAGGATTATTTCTATTAAAAGTTTATTTGTTATTGTTTTTAGTCTTAATTCAATTGTCGGATTCAGTCAGGGCAGTAATGGGTCTGATGATTCCAGCTCAGCTCTTTTAGACATAAAACTTCTCAAAGACAGTAATCTTGGAATTTTCGTAGAAACAAATGTCAATAGTTTTGTTTGTGAGTTTAGTGATGAGGACACTTATAAAGGCACCCTGTTTAAGGGCACAATGGAAAATAGTGATGAAGTCGAAGTATTATTTAAAAAAGGGGGAATAAAGCTCCCTGTTAATAAGTTTGACTGTGGTAAAAATATGATGAATAATGACTTCAGAGAATTATTGAAGTCTGATAAGTATCCCAATATTAAATTAGAATTTATAAAGGCTTTTTGGTATGACCAGGATAACCTAAATTCCAAAACTGATCGTAATAAAGAAATAGGTTATTTTATCATTAACCTCACAGTAGCTGGTAAAACACAAAAGGAAAAAGTTCCCATTTATACAACCGAAACTCAAGCAGGCCAGTTGAAATGTACGGGTAGAGTAAGAATAAATATGAAGGAATTTGGACTGAAACCACCGGTCAAGTTTTTAGGGACAGTTAAAGTAAAGGAACATATAGAAGTTCGATTTAACCTTCACTTTATCAGATTGTAA